A stretch of Vibrio maritimus DNA encodes these proteins:
- the pgpA gene encoding phosphatidylglycerophosphatase A, protein MSNPLDLISLKNPWHLLATGFGSGLSPIIPGTMGTLAAIPLYLLLVQLPLSVYLIAVVLACIIGIKICDVTSQDMGVHDHGSIVWDEFAGFWITMAIVPALKLPVDDWKWLITGFVLFRFFDMVKPWPIGWLDKRVHGGLGIMIDDIVAGVMAAIALYLVGHLAGWL, encoded by the coding sequence ATGAGCAATCCTCTCGACCTAATCTCACTTAAAAATCCATGGCACTTGCTGGCAACTGGCTTTGGCAGTGGTTTGTCACCAATTATTCCAGGCACCATGGGAACCCTTGCTGCGATTCCGCTGTATTTGCTGCTAGTTCAACTGCCTCTTAGTGTATATCTCATTGCGGTCGTACTGGCATGCATCATAGGTATCAAGATCTGCGATGTGACCTCTCAAGATATGGGCGTGCATGATCACGGCTCCATCGTGTGGGATGAGTTCGCGGGCTTCTGGATTACCATGGCAATCGTCCCTGCGCTTAAGCTGCCTGTTGACGATTGGAAATGGCTGATTACTGGCTTCGTATTATTCCGCTTTTTTGACATGGTAAAACCGTGGCCGATAGGGTGGTTAGATAAGCGCGTGCATGGCGGTCTCGGCATCATGATCGATGACATTGTCGCGGGTGTGATGGCTGCAATTGCGCTCTACCTGGTCGGACATCTCGCGGGCTGGCTTTAG
- the ribE gene encoding 6,7-dimethyl-8-ribityllumazine synthase — protein sequence MKVIEGGFPAPNAKIAIVISRFNSFINESLLSGAIDTLKRHGQVSEDNITVVRCPGAVELPLVAQRVAKTGKFDAIVSLGTVIRGGTPHFDYVCSECNKGLAQVSLEYSLPVAFGVLTVDTIDQAIERAGTKAGNKGAEAALSALEMINVLSEIDS from the coding sequence ATGAAAGTTATCGAGGGTGGCTTCCCAGCACCGAACGCAAAGATTGCTATTGTTATTTCTCGTTTCAATAGTTTTATCAATGAAAGCCTATTATCGGGTGCTATCGATACTTTGAAACGTCACGGTCAAGTGAGCGAAGACAACATCACGGTTGTACGCTGCCCAGGTGCAGTTGAGCTACCTCTTGTTGCTCAACGTGTTGCAAAAACAGGCAAGTTTGATGCAATCGTATCGCTAGGTACAGTCATTCGTGGCGGTACACCACATTTCGACTATGTTTGTAGTGAGTGTAATAAAGGTCTTGCACAAGTGTCTCTGGAATATAGCCTACCAGTAGCATTTGGTGTATTGACTGTTGATACCATCGATCAAGCTATCGAGCGTGCAGGAACCAAGGCTGGTAATAAAGGTGCAGAGGCTGCACTAAGCGCGCTTGAAATGATCAACGTTCTTTCTGAAATCGATTCCTAA
- a CDS encoding DUF3549 family protein: METIHTLTDLLVNSGCQYHIYDISRRVQLIDNEQFAAVERASQPYPYPIQRQAQFAIAYWNEEKQPWIWFLKFQLDERGLLSQGDVGQFLKYVLEAMGTRLGKEMNEEQQQKLSNNPFTFKPTDDKLAVFHSLLRAELDLTTSQYYQHARDYFRGDLGWDNWQTVGLQGITDMAARLGQEENGRLFRTSLRHLASEPRYALLGALEHVALPEKLSTTLRELAQFECESDEPDLFLLAAYARALSGGKPEQLESLVTEILASARLSHQEVLIAIAGRAWQPLTTPAIAEKFLVRLAQTGNQGLFNQLFADLVMMPSLRLVLLPLLHSSPSPELANALVALQQAATQGKTH; encoded by the coding sequence ATGGAAACCATTCATACTTTGACGGATCTGTTGGTCAACAGTGGCTGCCAATATCATATTTACGATATCTCTCGACGCGTACAACTGATTGATAATGAACAGTTCGCCGCCGTTGAGCGTGCCAGTCAGCCCTACCCGTATCCGATTCAAAGACAGGCTCAGTTTGCCATCGCCTACTGGAATGAAGAGAAACAGCCTTGGATTTGGTTCCTTAAGTTCCAGCTTGATGAACGTGGTTTGCTAAGCCAAGGCGATGTCGGCCAGTTTCTAAAATACGTTCTGGAAGCAATGGGGACGCGTCTTGGTAAAGAGATGAATGAAGAGCAACAACAAAAGCTCTCAAACAACCCATTTACGTTTAAGCCAACAGACGACAAGTTAGCCGTCTTCCATAGCCTATTGAGAGCAGAATTGGATCTGACCACCAGCCAATACTATCAGCATGCACGTGACTACTTCCGTGGCGACCTAGGCTGGGATAACTGGCAAACGGTTGGACTGCAAGGCATCACGGATATGGCAGCGAGGCTTGGGCAAGAAGAAAATGGCCGTTTGTTCCGCACTAGTTTACGTCACCTTGCGAGCGAGCCCCGCTATGCTCTACTTGGCGCACTTGAACATGTGGCGTTGCCAGAAAAGCTCTCTACAACGCTGCGCGAACTTGCTCAATTTGAATGTGAGTCCGATGAGCCGGATCTGTTCTTATTAGCGGCTTATGCTCGCGCGCTATCGGGAGGCAAACCAGAGCAACTTGAGTCATTGGTGACTGAGATTTTGGCCAGTGCGCGTTTGAGTCATCAAGAAGTGCTGATCGCCATTGCAGGTCGTGCGTGGCAGCCTCTGACTACTCCAGCCATAGCCGAGAAGTTCTTGGTACGTTTAGCACAAACGGGTAACCAAGGCTTGTTTAATCAGTTATTTGCCGATCTGGTGATGATGCCGAGCCTGCGTTTGGTGCTTCTGCCATTGCTGCACTCTAGCCCATCACCCGAGCTCGCTAACGCACTGGTCGCGCTGCAACAGGCAGCGACACAAGGAAAAACTCACTAG
- a CDS encoding acyltransferase yields MLGNLRLVISSLLVILNTAVTAVVVCTFSIIKLVLPLKPIQTLMTSLSNKQMWLWATLNLWLLNINNNIDWQVEGGEELSPEQWYMLLSNHLSWTDIVIITSVMKNKIPMCKFLLKQSLLYVPFVGLACWGLDMPFMKRHSQAYLVKHPERRNDDFNAIRKACRKFEHVPTTMISFVEGTRANADKLATVKTPYRHLLKPKTGGVAFTLNAMNHLLDGVVDITLAYPENREKPFEDMLKGKLTKVVVKIDVYEMDENLTGDYFNDKVFKRRFHHWLNDVWKRKDETLEGIYSQG; encoded by the coding sequence ATGCTTGGTAATCTACGACTGGTCATTTCCTCTCTTTTGGTAATCCTCAACACAGCGGTGACCGCGGTTGTTGTGTGTACATTTTCCATTATCAAACTTGTCTTACCTTTGAAGCCGATCCAAACCTTGATGACGAGTTTGTCAAACAAACAGATGTGGTTATGGGCGACGCTCAACCTTTGGCTTCTCAACATCAACAATAATATTGATTGGCAAGTTGAGGGTGGGGAAGAGTTATCTCCAGAGCAGTGGTATATGCTGTTGTCTAATCATCTGAGCTGGACGGACATCGTGATCATTACCTCGGTGATGAAAAACAAAATCCCGATGTGTAAGTTTCTTTTGAAGCAAAGTCTGCTTTACGTACCGTTTGTAGGGTTAGCGTGCTGGGGGCTGGATATGCCGTTTATGAAGCGTCATTCTCAAGCCTATTTGGTCAAACACCCTGAGCGTCGTAATGATGACTTCAATGCCATACGTAAAGCGTGCCGTAAGTTTGAACACGTCCCGACCACAATGATCAGCTTTGTTGAGGGTACTCGAGCTAACGCAGACAAGCTAGCGACGGTAAAGACACCTTATCGCCATCTCCTTAAGCCGAAAACAGGCGGAGTAGCCTTTACGTTGAATGCGATGAATCACTTGCTCGATGGTGTCGTTGACATCACTTTGGCGTACCCAGAAAACCGTGAAAAGCCGTTTGAAGATATGCTAAAAGGAAAACTCACCAAAGTCGTGGTGAAGATAGACGTGTATGAAATGGATGAGAACCTGACCGGCGACTATTTCAATGACAAAGTATTTAAGCGCCGTTTCCATCACTGGCTAAACGATGTATGGAAGCGCAAAGACGAAACACTCGAAGGTATCTATTCACAAGGCTAG
- a CDS encoding riboflavin synthase, whose protein sequence is MFTGIIEAVGTLKAITPKGEDISVTVEVGKLDMGDVKLGDSIATNGVCLTVTDYSETSYHADLSVETLNKTGFADYRVGDKVNLEKAMLPTTRFGGHIVSGHVDGVGEIVDRQHVGRAIEFWVQMPSELSKYVAEKGSITVDGISLTVNDLRKDAFKLTIVPHTTEETTIDHFQVGRKVNLEVDVLARYMERLLNAQAQSEPESRLTMEFLQQNGFA, encoded by the coding sequence ATGTTTACAGGAATTATAGAAGCCGTTGGCACGTTAAAAGCCATTACACCGAAAGGTGAAGATATCAGCGTGACTGTCGAAGTCGGCAAGCTGGACATGGGCGATGTAAAGCTCGGCGATAGTATTGCTACCAATGGCGTTTGTCTGACGGTTACTGACTACTCAGAGACGAGTTATCACGCTGATTTGTCGGTAGAAACACTTAATAAAACCGGTTTTGCTGACTATCGTGTAGGCGATAAAGTAAACCTTGAGAAGGCGATGCTGCCAACAACTCGATTTGGTGGTCATATTGTATCGGGACACGTCGATGGTGTCGGTGAGATTGTTGACCGACAACACGTGGGTCGCGCTATTGAGTTTTGGGTTCAAATGCCTTCTGAACTGAGTAAATATGTTGCGGAAAAAGGCTCCATTACTGTGGATGGTATTAGCCTGACCGTGAACGATTTGCGCAAAGATGCTTTTAAGCTCACCATAGTGCCACACACGACTGAAGAGACGACGATCGACCACTTCCAGGTAGGAAGAAAAGTCAATCTAGAGGTCGACGTTCTAGCGCGCTATATGGAGCGTTTACTCAATGCTCAGGCGCAAAGTGAGCCTGAATCTCGACTCACTATGGAATTCTTACAACAAAACGGTTTTGCGTAA
- a CDS encoding DUF3301 domain-containing protein — translation MIDNLLMILALSMFCFVFWQQRRQSEIAKAAVTRRCKELDLQMLSVSFGAHRLRDANGRFGWHTIYEFEFSALGDDYYQGKLVMKGFHVLNFHFPAHRM, via the coding sequence ATGATCGATAATCTTTTGATGATATTGGCGCTGAGTATGTTCTGCTTTGTATTTTGGCAGCAGCGGCGTCAATCTGAGATTGCCAAGGCGGCGGTGACACGTCGCTGTAAGGAGTTAGATCTGCAAATGTTGAGCGTCTCGTTTGGCGCTCACAGGCTAAGAGATGCCAACGGCCGATTCGGTTGGCATACTATTTATGAGTTTGAGTTTTCAGCGCTTGGTGATGACTATTATCAAGGAAAGCTGGTGATGAAAGGCTTCCATGTGCTGAATTTTCACTTTCCGGCACACCGAATGTAG
- a CDS encoding YqcC family protein yields the protein MKLLLIELKQLLKKHSLWQQQSPDVAALSSQQPFAVDTLEPHEWLQWIFIERMEVLLQSGSDLPKGFEITPYFEEVWKQRSELNEILLVLKQIDEAAK from the coding sequence ATGAAGTTATTACTTATTGAGCTGAAACAGCTGCTTAAAAAGCACTCACTGTGGCAACAGCAATCCCCAGATGTGGCAGCACTGAGCAGTCAACAACCGTTTGCCGTAGACACATTGGAGCCTCACGAATGGCTGCAATGGATTTTTATTGAACGCATGGAAGTGCTGCTCCAATCGGGAAGTGACTTGCCCAAGGGTTTTGAGATCACCCCTTACTTCGAAGAAGTTTGGAAGCAGCGCAGTGAACTGAATGAGATCTTATTGGTGTTAAAGCAGATAGATGAGGCAGCAAAATGA
- the ribD gene encoding bifunctional diaminohydroxyphosphoribosylaminopyrimidine deaminase/5-amino-6-(5-phosphoribosylamino)uracil reductase RibD encodes MSQFSAIDHQMMSLAIDLARKGRFTTAPNPNVGCVITLGDEIVGHGYHKKAGEPHAEVHAMRMAGDKAKGATAYVTLEPCSHYGRTPPCAEGLIKAGVAKVVCAMSDPNPQVAGRGFAMLEEAGIEVHVGLLELDARALNPGFLKKMETQRPFVQLKMAASLDGQTALANGKSQWITGPEARKDVQAYRAQAGAILSTSKTVIDDNASLNVRWDELPSQVKETIEREELRQPTRVILDRHHQLTEELKLFQSTGPIIRVANQGGDLDISLTSDEQLDLAKTLDALAAVHQINHVWVEAGATLASSMMQAQLVDELIVYLAPKLMGADGRGLIGALGLEEMQDVIDLNIKDIRMVGKDIRIVATPQLTKN; translated from the coding sequence ATGAGTCAGTTTAGCGCTATCGACCATCAAATGATGAGTTTAGCGATAGACCTTGCGAGAAAAGGACGCTTTACCACAGCGCCAAATCCTAACGTGGGCTGCGTGATTACGCTCGGCGATGAGATTGTCGGTCACGGCTACCATAAAAAAGCCGGTGAGCCACATGCCGAAGTGCATGCGATGCGTATGGCTGGTGACAAAGCCAAAGGTGCAACGGCCTATGTAACCTTAGAGCCTTGCTCACACTATGGTCGCACACCACCTTGTGCCGAAGGTTTGATTAAAGCGGGCGTCGCGAAAGTGGTGTGCGCTATGTCTGATCCTAACCCACAAGTTGCGGGCCGAGGTTTTGCCATGCTTGAAGAAGCAGGTATTGAGGTGCACGTTGGCTTGCTTGAGCTAGATGCTCGTGCGCTCAACCCGGGTTTTCTCAAGAAGATGGAAACCCAGCGTCCCTTCGTTCAGCTAAAAATGGCAGCCAGCCTCGATGGTCAGACTGCACTTGCGAATGGCAAAAGTCAGTGGATTACAGGGCCAGAAGCAAGAAAAGATGTGCAAGCATATCGAGCGCAAGCTGGCGCTATCCTATCAACGAGCAAAACCGTCATTGACGATAATGCGTCGCTAAACGTTCGCTGGGATGAACTACCAAGCCAGGTAAAAGAGACGATAGAGCGAGAGGAGCTTCGCCAACCAACGCGTGTGATTTTGGACCGACATCATCAGCTCACCGAAGAACTGAAACTGTTTCAATCGACAGGTCCTATCATCCGAGTCGCTAATCAGGGTGGTGATCTTGATATCTCACTGACTAGCGATGAGCAGCTTGATCTCGCGAAAACGCTAGACGCCTTGGCAGCGGTGCACCAGATTAATCATGTTTGGGTCGAAGCGGGTGCAACGCTGGCGAGTTCAATGATGCAAGCGCAACTTGTCGACGAGCTTATTGTTTATTTAGCGCCTAAGCTTATGGGTGCAGATGGTCGAGGACTGATCGGTGCGCTCGGTCTTGAAGAGATGCAAGACGTTATCGACCTCAATATTAAAGATATTCGTATGGTGGGCAAGGATATCCGTATCGTTGCTACGCCACAGCTAACAAAGAATTAG
- the ribBA gene encoding bifunctional 3,4-dihydroxy-2-butanone-4-phosphate synthase/GTP cyclohydrolase II: protein MPISTPQEIIEDIRLGKMVILMDDEDRENEGDLIMAAEQITPEAINFMATHGRGLICLTMTKARCESLGLPPMVQDNNAQYTTNFTVSIEAAEGVTTGISAADRARTVQAAVAKDAKAADLVQPGHIFPLAAQDGGVLTRAGHTEAGCDLAKLAGFEPASVIVEILNDDGTMARRPDLEVFAEKHDIKLGTIADLIEYRNNNETTIERVAACHLPTEFGEFELVTYRDTIDNQIHYAMCAGDLTAKTPLVRVHLQDTFTDILRSNRNSDRSWTLDKAMKRIGDEGGVLVILGNEESTELLVHKIKMFEQQDSGTAPTMAKKQGTSRRVGVGSQILADLGVHEMKLLSSADKKYHALGGFGLTVTEYVTE, encoded by the coding sequence ATGCCAATTAGTACGCCGCAAGAAATCATCGAAGATATTCGTTTAGGAAAAATGGTCATCCTTATGGATGATGAAGACCGTGAAAACGAAGGCGACCTTATTATGGCCGCTGAGCAGATTACCCCTGAAGCCATTAACTTTATGGCGACACACGGTCGTGGTCTCATCTGTTTAACTATGACCAAAGCGCGTTGTGAATCATTGGGTCTGCCACCTATGGTGCAAGACAACAACGCTCAATACACCACAAACTTCACTGTGTCTATTGAGGCAGCCGAGGGCGTGACGACCGGTATCTCTGCCGCAGACCGCGCTCGCACCGTGCAAGCTGCTGTTGCTAAAGATGCAAAGGCTGCAGACCTTGTTCAGCCAGGTCATATCTTCCCACTTGCTGCGCAAGATGGTGGCGTTCTGACCCGTGCAGGTCACACTGAAGCGGGTTGTGACCTTGCTAAGCTTGCGGGCTTTGAGCCAGCGTCGGTGATCGTTGAGATCCTAAACGACGATGGCACCATGGCGCGTCGCCCAGACCTTGAAGTGTTTGCTGAAAAACATGACATCAAGCTTGGCACGATTGCGGATCTAATCGAATACCGTAACAACAACGAGACCACCATTGAGCGCGTTGCAGCATGTCATTTGCCAACTGAGTTTGGTGAGTTCGAGCTTGTTACTTATCGTGACACGATCGACAACCAAATCCACTATGCGATGTGTGCAGGAGATTTGACAGCGAAAACGCCGTTAGTCCGTGTTCACTTGCAAGACACATTCACCGATATTCTGCGCTCAAACCGTAACTCTGACCGCAGCTGGACGCTAGATAAAGCGATGAAGCGTATTGGTGATGAAGGTGGTGTGTTGGTTATTCTTGGTAACGAAGAGAGTACTGAACTCCTGGTTCATAAAATCAAGATGTTTGAGCAGCAAGACAGCGGCACTGCGCCAACAATGGCGAAAAAGCAGGGCACATCACGTCGCGTAGGGGTTGGTTCGCAAATTCTGGCTGATCTCGGCGTCCACGAAATGAAGCTATTGTCGTCGGCTGATAAAAAATACCACGCATTGGGTGGCTTCGGTCTGACAGTAACGGAATACGTAACTGAGTAA
- the nusB gene encoding transcription antitermination factor NusB, with the protein MGASVKPAARRNARQFALQAIYSWQITKENVATVEEQFLSGGKYDEEEHHAAEPALTAPETDVVYFRDLLTGVALNHTELDSKLRPFVSRPMQDLDMMELALLRLAMYEMTSREDVPYKVVINEAIELAKVFAAEDSHKFVNGVLDKAAPHVRKK; encoded by the coding sequence ATGGGGGCCAGTGTGAAACCAGCCGCACGTCGTAATGCACGTCAATTTGCTCTGCAAGCAATTTATTCTTGGCAAATTACTAAAGAAAATGTTGCCACTGTTGAAGAACAGTTCTTATCAGGTGGTAAGTATGATGAAGAAGAGCATCATGCTGCTGAGCCTGCATTGACTGCGCCAGAGACTGACGTTGTATATTTCCGTGACCTACTCACGGGTGTCGCGTTGAATCACACGGAACTAGACAGCAAGCTACGTCCATTTGTTTCTCGTCCAATGCAAGATCTAGATATGATGGAACTCGCGCTACTTCGCCTAGCGATGTACGAGATGACAAGCCGTGAAGACGTACCTTACAAAGTGGTTATTAACGAAGCTATCGAACTTGCAAAAGTATTCGCAGCTGAAGACAGCCACAAATTCGTTAACGGTGTGCTAGATAAAGCCGCACCGCACGTTCGTAAGAAGTAA
- a CDS encoding crotonase/enoyl-CoA hydratase family protein translates to MTYQRIEVSRSNDIVTVTLNRPDKLNGVDMAMFDELIDVSRLLKKDRQLRAVILTGSGGNFSSGLDFKSMMTQKSNAVRLLFKWLPGQSNRAQQVSSNWRKLSVPVIAAIDGYCWGAGMQIALGADFRICSPNANLSIMESKMGLTSDMAGSIALREVMPKDKALLISICGTELTAQQALEYGLVTKVSDQPIEEALSLAAEITKMSPDVNAAMKHMYTRYWTAPAWKLLAYETYSQIRIMLGRNFGRMQSALRKKTPPKFQPRQRYW, encoded by the coding sequence ATGACGTATCAGAGGATTGAAGTTAGTCGTTCAAACGATATTGTGACCGTAACACTCAATCGACCAGACAAACTTAATGGTGTCGATATGGCAATGTTTGATGAGTTAATTGATGTTAGTCGTTTGCTCAAAAAAGATCGTCAACTGCGAGCGGTGATTTTGACCGGATCAGGAGGCAACTTTAGTTCGGGCTTAGATTTCAAATCTATGATGACGCAAAAGAGCAATGCCGTGAGGCTGCTTTTCAAATGGCTTCCCGGACAATCCAATCGTGCTCAACAAGTCAGTAGTAATTGGCGCAAACTCTCTGTTCCTGTGATTGCCGCGATTGATGGTTATTGTTGGGGAGCGGGCATGCAGATCGCGCTAGGTGCCGACTTTCGTATTTGCTCACCAAACGCCAACTTATCGATCATGGAATCTAAGATGGGGTTAACTTCGGATATGGCAGGCTCGATAGCACTAAGAGAAGTGATGCCAAAAGACAAAGCCTTGTTGATCTCTATTTGTGGGACTGAGCTTACTGCGCAACAAGCGCTAGAGTATGGACTAGTGACAAAGGTCAGTGATCAGCCAATAGAGGAAGCGTTATCACTCGCCGCCGAAATCACGAAAATGTCGCCTGATGTGAATGCTGCCATGAAGCATATGTACACCAGATACTGGACTGCACCAGCGTGGAAGCTGCTCGCCTATGAAACCTACAGTCAAATACGCATTATGCTGGGGCGAAACTTCGGTCGAATGCAAAGCGCATTAAGAAAAAAAACGCCGCCTAAGTTTCAACCTAGGCAGCGTTATTGGTAA
- the nrdR gene encoding transcriptional regulator NrdR has translation MHCPFCSENDTKVIDSRLVADGHQVRRRRQCLACNERFTTFESAELVMPKVIKSNGNREPFNKDKMVGGIQRALEKRPVSADSIELAISHIESQLRATGEREVPSEMIGNLVMTQLKELDKVAYIRFASVYRSFEDIREFGEEIARLED, from the coding sequence ATGCATTGTCCATTTTGTTCTGAAAATGACACAAAGGTCATCGATTCCAGACTGGTCGCTGATGGCCATCAGGTGCGTCGTCGCCGCCAATGCTTGGCGTGTAATGAACGTTTCACCACCTTTGAGAGTGCTGAACTCGTGATGCCAAAAGTGATCAAATCCAATGGTAACCGAGAGCCTTTTAACAAAGATAAAATGGTAGGTGGCATTCAGCGTGCTCTAGAGAAACGCCCAGTGAGCGCTGACTCTATTGAACTGGCCATCAGCCACATTGAATCTCAGCTTCGTGCCACGGGTGAGCGCGAAGTGCCGAGTGAGATGATTGGTAACTTAGTGATGACTCAACTGAAAGAGTTAGACAAGGTCGCCTATATTCGCTTTGCATCCGTATACCGTAGTTTTGAAGACATTCGCGAGTTCGGTGAAGAGATCGCTCGCTTAGAAGATTAA
- the truC gene encoding tRNA pseudouridine(65) synthase TruC, with protein MSGSIESVQEETQIEPLEIVYRDDYLIAVNKPAGMLVHRSWLDKNETRFVMQTLRDQIGQHVFPLHRLDRPTSGVLLFALSSEIASKAMPMFAEHNIQKTYHAIVRGWIEEGDVLDYALKVELDKIADKFADKDKEAQPAVTAYEPLAKVEVPHSTGRFPTSRYCLMEMKPKTGRKHQLRRHMHHLSHPIIGDTTHGDGRHNRLFRDHYDARRLLLHASCLEFEHPITQEPVVIKASFDSVWRSLVREFDWQECDAIQDYT; from the coding sequence ATGAGTGGATCCATTGAATCGGTTCAAGAAGAAACTCAAATAGAGCCTCTTGAAATCGTGTATCGCGATGACTATCTGATTGCCGTCAATAAGCCTGCTGGTATGTTAGTGCATCGCTCATGGCTCGATAAGAATGAAACTCGATTTGTGATGCAGACCTTACGCGATCAGATAGGGCAGCACGTTTTTCCTTTGCACCGTTTAGATAGGCCAACGTCAGGCGTGTTGCTATTCGCTTTATCAAGTGAAATCGCCTCAAAAGCGATGCCAATGTTTGCTGAGCACAATATCCAGAAGACCTATCATGCGATTGTCCGCGGCTGGATTGAAGAAGGGGATGTGTTGGATTACGCGCTTAAGGTTGAGCTGGATAAGATCGCCGATAAATTTGCTGATAAAGACAAAGAAGCACAGCCAGCCGTCACCGCTTATGAGCCGCTTGCCAAGGTTGAGGTTCCTCACTCAACAGGGCGCTTCCCAACCAGTCGATACTGTCTAATGGAGATGAAGCCAAAAACAGGTCGAAAGCACCAGCTACGTCGCCATATGCACCACTTGAGTCATCCGATTATCGGTGACACTACTCATGGTGATGGCAGACACAATCGTTTGTTCCGCGACCATTATGACGCGCGTCGATTGCTCTTGCACGCGTCTTGTCTTGAGTTCGAACACCCAATTACGCAAGAGCCGGTAGTCATCAAAGCGAGTTTCGATTCCGTGTGGCGCAGCTTGGTTCGCGAATTTGATTGGCAAGAGTGTGACGCCATCCAAGATTACACCTAA
- the thiL gene encoding thiamine-phosphate kinase → MSGEFSLIDKYFAHKQQSRKDVVLAQGDDCAIVAPSNGSHIAISTDTLVSGTHFLADADPAHIAHKALASNISDLVAMGASPAWVSMGISLPEMNASWLERFSSAFFKLADYYGIQLIGGDTTRGPLTITLTVQGLVPEGKALTRHGAESGDWIYVTGKLGDAKAGLDVILEKNISGDQELNSELQRRHFEATPRVLAGLALRDIASSAIDISDGLVSDLGHILKRSNVGARLNVAELPFSDELVRFVGGTEEAQQYALTSGEEYELCFTVPEANRGQLEVALSTTPFTCIGQITGTGQLELHNNDAPVSWQLDGFDHFKGNQ, encoded by the coding sequence ATGTCTGGTGAATTTAGCTTAATCGACAAGTACTTTGCTCATAAGCAGCAAAGCCGAAAGGACGTTGTCCTGGCTCAAGGCGACGATTGCGCCATCGTTGCACCCTCAAACGGCTCCCACATTGCCATTAGCACTGATACTCTAGTTTCGGGTACTCACTTTCTCGCCGATGCGGATCCGGCACATATCGCCCATAAAGCGCTTGCTTCCAATATTAGCGACCTTGTCGCAATGGGCGCCTCTCCGGCTTGGGTATCTATGGGCATCTCGCTTCCGGAGATGAACGCGTCTTGGCTAGAGCGTTTCTCTTCTGCCTTCTTCAAGCTTGCGGATTACTACGGAATTCAATTAATCGGCGGAGATACCACGAGAGGACCATTGACGATTACCCTGACAGTCCAAGGGCTAGTGCCAGAAGGCAAAGCGCTAACGAGACACGGTGCTGAATCTGGTGATTGGATATACGTGACCGGAAAGCTGGGCGATGCGAAAGCGGGTCTGGATGTGATTCTAGAGAAGAACATCAGCGGTGACCAAGAGCTTAATAGCGAACTGCAAAGACGCCATTTTGAAGCGACACCTCGTGTGCTCGCTGGTCTAGCGCTGCGCGATATTGCCTCATCCGCTATCGACATTTCAGATGGCCTTGTTTCTGACTTGGGACATATCCTTAAGCGTTCAAACGTCGGCGCAAGATTGAATGTTGCTGAATTGCCGTTCTCAGATGAATTGGTGCGATTCGTCGGTGGAACGGAAGAAGCACAGCAATACGCATTAACCAGCGGTGAAGAGTACGAGCTATGCTTTACAGTGCCTGAAGCAAACCGTGGGCAGTTAGAAGTCGCGCTGAGTACCACGCCATTCACCTGTATTGGGCAGATCACCGGGACTGGTCAGTTAGAACTGCATAACAATGACGCGCCAGTGAGCTGGCAACTTGATGGCTTCGATCATTTTAAGGGAAATCAATGA